In Streptomyces sp. TLI_146, the genomic stretch CGCCGTCCAGATCCCGGTCACCCGGGCCATCGAGCACCGCGACCCGCGCCGGCTCCTGATCGTCTCGGCGCTGCTGGCGGGATACGGGTTCGGGCTCACCGCGTTCGCGGGTTCGGTGGCGGTGTACGCGGCCACGATCTGCGTCTGGACGCTGGCCGAGATCGTCAACTCGCCCACCCAGACAGGTCTGGTGGTGCGCCTCTCGCCCGTCCACGGCCGGGGCCGCTACCAGGGCGTGTACACGATGTCCTGGTCGGTGGCGGCGCTGGTCGCCCCGCTGATGTCCGGCTATGTCGTCGACCACTTCGGCGCGGACTGGCTGTGGGCCGCCTGCGCGGTGCTCGGCACGGTGGCCGCGGCGGGGTACTGGCTGCTGATGCGGGGGCTGGACGACGGCGAGGACGTGGTGGCCGGGGTCGGCACCCCGGAGCGCGCCGACCTCCGTACGGACGCGGTGGCCTGATGGCCGCTCGCGGCTCTAGTTGCGCGGCGAGGGCCGGGACGGCGAGGACTTGGTCAGGTTGGCGAACGCATCCAGGTTCCGCGTCGACTCCCCCCGCGACACCCTCCACTCGTACTCCCGCCGGATCGCCGAGGCGAAGCCCAGTTCCAGGAGGGTGTTGAAGGAGCCGTCCGCCTCCTCCAGGACCGTGCCGAGCAGGCGGTCCAGCTCCTCGGGGGTGACCGAGGCGAGGGGGAGCTTGCCCGCGAGGTAGACGTCTCCGAGGTTGTCCACCGCGTAACCCACCCCGTACAGCCGCAGGTTGCGCTCCAGGAGCCAGCGGTGGACGCCCTGCTCGTTCTCGTCGGGGTGGCGAACCACGAAGGCGTTCACCGACAGGGAGTGGCGGCCCACCCGCAGCGA encodes the following:
- a CDS encoding YbjN domain-containing protein, which gives rise to MADALAVIDAYLKDAELEWESPEPGSYVVKLPGTRKLSTTCSLRVGRHSLSVNAFVVRHPDENEQGVHRWLLERNLRLYGVGYAVDNLGDVYLAGKLPLASVTPEELDRLLGTVLEEADGSFNTLLELGFASAIRREYEWRVSRGESTRNLDAFANLTKSSPSRPSPRN